From the genome of Mycobacterium dioxanotrophicus, one region includes:
- a CDS encoding APC family permease, producing MSEVSTGGGTEALTLKKVLGPIHIWGLGVGIVLVGEFMGWNFTVEKGGLYGSLIACWFVGLLYTCVVMINSEVASAIPAAGGQYAQAKHSIGPLMAFNVGLYLTMAYTMLEAANANVLGDLLTTMSGLLGNKQHLSAYPFAVLAILLLALLNYRGVLATLSVNFIITGFAFLTIIALFIGVSGWDMGTQFSALVSSADAGLPYGWIGVIAAFQFGMWFYLGIEGTAQAAEECRSPSRSIPLGSLAGIMTLIIAASLTWYLCASLLPWQYLGTSITPLFDAAQLTHSGVLVWLLFLGTLAATLASANGCITDSSRSWFAMSRDRYLPEWFGAVHPRYRTPYRSILFLVPVAIAFAILPLLLNKPTLLSTVITFSILSGLLTYAFMVVNMLRFRKLWPIGSIKRAYTLPMHPIPSIALAVIAAIVFFATYLGYGTTLMSILVFYLLASVWFVLRRFKYVDRDAEFTAPLPRPRGY from the coding sequence ATGAGCGAAGTCAGTACCGGTGGAGGCACCGAAGCGCTCACTCTGAAGAAGGTGCTCGGACCGATCCACATCTGGGGGTTGGGTGTCGGCATCGTTCTGGTCGGCGAGTTCATGGGCTGGAACTTCACGGTGGAGAAGGGCGGCCTGTACGGCTCGCTCATCGCCTGCTGGTTCGTCGGCCTGCTCTACACCTGCGTCGTCATGATCAACTCCGAGGTCGCGTCGGCGATCCCGGCGGCCGGCGGTCAATACGCCCAGGCCAAGCACTCGATCGGCCCGCTGATGGCATTCAACGTGGGGCTGTATCTCACCATGGCCTACACCATGCTGGAGGCCGCCAACGCCAACGTTCTCGGCGACCTGCTCACCACGATGTCGGGGTTGCTCGGTAACAAGCAGCACCTGTCGGCCTATCCGTTCGCCGTGTTGGCAATCCTGCTGCTGGCATTGCTGAACTACCGCGGCGTGCTGGCGACCCTGTCGGTCAACTTCATCATCACCGGGTTCGCCTTCTTGACCATCATCGCGCTGTTCATCGGCGTCTCCGGCTGGGACATGGGCACGCAGTTCAGCGCTCTCGTCTCATCGGCCGATGCCGGGCTGCCCTACGGGTGGATCGGCGTGATCGCCGCATTCCAGTTCGGTATGTGGTTCTACCTCGGCATCGAGGGCACCGCGCAGGCCGCGGAGGAGTGCCGCTCACCAAGCCGGTCGATCCCGCTCGGCAGCCTGGCCGGCATCATGACGCTGATCATCGCGGCGAGCCTCACCTGGTACCTCTGCGCATCTCTTCTGCCCTGGCAGTACCTGGGCACGTCGATCACACCGCTGTTCGACGCCGCGCAGCTCACCCATTCCGGGGTGCTGGTCTGGCTGCTGTTCCTCGGCACGCTGGCGGCAACCCTCGCGTCGGCGAACGGTTGCATCACCGACTCCTCCCGGTCATGGTTCGCGATGAGCCGCGACCGTTACCTGCCGGAGTGGTTCGGCGCCGTGCACCCGCGGTACCGGACGCCGTACCGCTCGATCCTGTTCCTGGTGCCGGTCGCGATCGCCTTCGCGATCCTTCCGCTGCTGCTCAACAAACCGACGCTGCTGTCGACCGTGATCACGTTCTCGATCCTGTCGGGTCTGCTGACCTACGCGTTCATGGTGGTCAACATGCTGCGGTTCCGGAAGCTGTGGCCGATCGGCTCCATCAAGCGGGCCTACACGCTGCCGATGCATCCCATCCCTTCGATTGCACTGGCAGTGATCGCGGCGATCGTGTTCTTCGCGACCTACCTGGGCTACGGCACCACACTGATGTCGATCCTGGTGTTCTACTTGCTGGCTTCGGTGTGGTTCGTTCTGCGGCGGTTCAAGTACGTCGATCGGGACGCTGAGTTCACCGCGCCGTTGCCGCGTCCTCGAGGTTACTGA
- a CDS encoding ATP-dependent 6-phosphofructokinase, giving the protein MKIGILTSGGDCPGLNAVIRAAVLKGIAVHGLEFVGFLDGWRGVVQGDVIDIPRSMVRGIAKQGGTILGTSRTNPFENGGGPDVIKGHMDRLGIDSIIAIGGEGTLAAAKRLTDAGLKIVGVPKTVDNDLDATDYTFGFDTAVQIATEAIDRLRTTGESHHRCIIAEVMGRHAGWIALHAGMAAGAHAILIPEQKISVDQITQWVKGAHSRGRAPLVVVAEGFVPEHMESPHSERGLDAFGRPRLGGIADQLAPEIESRTGIETRATILGHIQRGGVPSAFDRVLATRLGMAAIDSVVAGYWGTMVALKGTEIEQVSFEEALGNLKAVPQRRYEEAAYLFG; this is encoded by the coding sequence ATGAAAATCGGAATCCTCACCAGCGGTGGCGACTGCCCCGGTCTGAACGCGGTCATCCGCGCCGCCGTGCTCAAAGGCATTGCCGTCCACGGTCTCGAATTCGTTGGGTTCCTTGACGGCTGGCGCGGCGTCGTCCAGGGCGACGTCATCGACATCCCGCGCAGCATGGTCCGCGGCATCGCCAAGCAGGGCGGCACCATCCTGGGTACCTCCCGCACCAACCCGTTCGAGAACGGCGGCGGGCCCGATGTCATCAAAGGCCACATGGACCGGCTGGGCATCGACTCGATCATCGCCATCGGCGGTGAGGGAACCTTGGCCGCCGCCAAGCGGCTCACCGACGCCGGGCTGAAGATCGTCGGTGTCCCGAAGACCGTGGACAACGACCTGGACGCCACGGATTACACCTTCGGTTTCGATACCGCCGTGCAGATCGCCACGGAAGCGATCGACCGGCTGCGCACCACGGGCGAATCGCACCACCGCTGCATCATCGCCGAGGTGATGGGCCGGCACGCGGGCTGGATCGCGCTGCACGCCGGCATGGCGGCCGGCGCCCACGCCATCCTCATCCCGGAACAGAAGATCAGCGTCGATCAGATCACCCAGTGGGTGAAGGGGGCTCACTCCCGCGGGCGTGCACCGCTTGTCGTGGTGGCCGAAGGGTTTGTGCCCGAACACATGGAGTCCCCGCACTCCGAGCGCGGGCTGGACGCCTTCGGCCGTCCCCGGCTCGGCGGGATCGCCGACCAGCTGGCGCCCGAGATCGAAAGCCGCACCGGCATCGAGACCCGCGCCACCATCCTGGGCCACATCCAGCGTGGCGGTGTGCCCTCGGCCTTCGACCGGGTGCTGGCCACGCGGCTGGGCATGGCGGCCATCGACTCTGTGGTGGCCGGCTACTGGGGCACCATGGTCGCGCTGAAAGGCACGGAGATCGAACAGGTGAGCTTCGAGGAGGCCCTGGGCAACCTCAAGGCCGTTCCGCAGCGGCGCTACGAAGAAGCCGCATACCTGTTCGGCTGA